Proteins found in one Phycodurus eques isolate BA_2022a chromosome 18, UOR_Pequ_1.1, whole genome shotgun sequence genomic segment:
- the gopc gene encoding Golgi-associated PDZ and coiled-coil motif-containing protein isoform X1 yields the protein MSASAGCSPVGHNAALGPGMSIFRWLEVLEKEFDKAFVDVDLLLGEIDPDQVDITYEGRQKMTSLSSCFAQLCHKSQTVFQLNHKLEAQLVDLRSELTEAKAERAVVEREVHDQLLQLHALQLQLYAKQGQAPDSDSIKVRLPAPTMEQMQQELEASKKEKLVEARLEADVRLFKKENEALRRHMAVLQAEVYGARLAAKYLDKELAGRVQQIQLLGRDMKGPAHDKLWNQLEAEIHLHRHKTVIRACKGRNDPKKPLPSPVGHDPDLLKKTQGVGPIRKVSLVKEDHEGLGISITGGKEHGVPILISEIHPSQPADRCGGLHVGDAILAVNSVNLRDAKHKEAVTILSQQSGQIEFEVVYVAPEVDSDDENVEYEDDNGHRYRLYLDELEENSTAPRSGNSAAASLQAGLENMSPNKVTENGDTGISSETPSEETPSEPPDTHGSS from the exons ATGTCCGCCTCTGCTGGATGCTCTCCGGTGGGCCACAACGCCGCCCTCGGCCCCGGTATGTCAATATTTCGCTGGCTCGAAGTGCTCGAGAAGGAGTTCGACAAAGCCTTCGTGGACGTGGATCTGCTGCTCGGGGAAATCGACCCTGACCAAGTGGACATCACGTACGAGGGTCGGCAGAAGATGACCAGCCTTAGCTCCTGTTTTGCTCAGCTCTGCCACAAATCTCAGACTGTTTTCCAACTCAACCACAAATTAGAG GCCCAGCTGGTAGATCTTCGCTCTGAGCTAACCGAAGCCAAGGCAGAGCGGGCGGtggtggagagggaagtccacGACCAGTTGCTACAGCTTCACGCTCTCCAGCTGCAGCTTTATGCCAAGCAAGGCCAAGCTCCAGACTCCGACTCCATCAAAGTCAGACTT CCTGCCCCAACAATGGAACAGATG cAACAGGAGCTAGAGGCCAGCAAGAAGGAGAAATTGGTGGAGGCGAGACTTGAGGCTGACGTGAGACTctttaagaaagaaaatgaggCTCTCCGTAGACACATGGCAGTACTACAGGCTGAGGTGTACGGTGCTCGGCTGGCTGCCAAATACTTGGACAAGGAACTTGCTGGCAG GGTGCAGCAAATCCAGTTACTGGGCCGTGACATGAAAGGGCCAGCACACGACAAGCTGTGGAACCAACTGGAGGCCGAGATCCACCTTCACCGCCACAAGACAGTCATCCGAGCATGCAAGGGCCGCAATGATCCCAAGAAACCACTTCCCTCGCCTGTTGGTCAT GATCCAGACTTGCTGAAGAAAACTCAGGGAGTGGGTCCTATCAGGAAGGTGTCACTAGTCAAAGAGGACCATGAGGGTCTTGGCATCTCCATCACG GGAGGAAAGGAGCATGGTGTTCCTATTCTCATCTCAGAGATCCATCCAAGCCAGCCTGCAGACAGATGTGGAGGCCTGCATGTTGGAGACGCCATTTTGGCCGTCAACAGCGTCAATCTGCGGGATGCCAAGCACAAGGAGGCTGTCACCATTCTCTCGCAACAG TCAGGACAGATAGAGTTTGAAGTAGTGTACGTGGCTCCAGAGGTGGACAGCGATGATGAGAATGTGGAGTATGAAGATGACAACGGACATCGCTACAGACTCTACCTGGATGAGCTGGAAGAGAACAGCACAGCGCCCCGGAGTGGCAACTCGGCAGCGGCATCATTACAGG CAGGTCTGGAGAACATGTCGCCGAACAAAGTGACAGAAAACGGAGACACCGGAATCTCCAGTGAAACCCCATCAGAGGAAACTCCCTCCGAGCCTCCTGACACTCACGGCTCCTCTTAG
- the gopc gene encoding Golgi-associated PDZ and coiled-coil motif-containing protein isoform X2, protein MSASAGCSPVGHNAALGPGMSIFRWLEVLEKEFDKAFVDVDLLLGEIDPDQVDITYEGRQKMTSLSSCFAQLCHKSQTVFQLNHKLEAQLVDLRSELTEAKAERAVVEREVHDQLLQLHALQLQLYAKQGQAPDSDSIKVRLPAPTMEQMQQELEASKKEKLVEARLEADVRLFKKENEALRRHMAVLQAEVYGARLAAKYLDKELAGRVQQIQLLGRDMKGPAHDKLWNQLEAEIHLHRHKTVIRACKGRNDPKKPLPSPVGHDPDLLKKTQGVGPIRKVSLVKEDHEGLGISITGGKEHGVPILISEIHPSQPADRCGGLHVGDAILAVNSVNLRDAKHKEAVTILSQQSGQIEFEVVYVAPEVDSDDENVEYEDDNGHRYRLYLDELEENSTAPRSGNSAAASLQGLENMSPNKVTENGDTGISSETPSEETPSEPPDTHGSS, encoded by the exons ATGTCCGCCTCTGCTGGATGCTCTCCGGTGGGCCACAACGCCGCCCTCGGCCCCGGTATGTCAATATTTCGCTGGCTCGAAGTGCTCGAGAAGGAGTTCGACAAAGCCTTCGTGGACGTGGATCTGCTGCTCGGGGAAATCGACCCTGACCAAGTGGACATCACGTACGAGGGTCGGCAGAAGATGACCAGCCTTAGCTCCTGTTTTGCTCAGCTCTGCCACAAATCTCAGACTGTTTTCCAACTCAACCACAAATTAGAG GCCCAGCTGGTAGATCTTCGCTCTGAGCTAACCGAAGCCAAGGCAGAGCGGGCGGtggtggagagggaagtccacGACCAGTTGCTACAGCTTCACGCTCTCCAGCTGCAGCTTTATGCCAAGCAAGGCCAAGCTCCAGACTCCGACTCCATCAAAGTCAGACTT CCTGCCCCAACAATGGAACAGATG cAACAGGAGCTAGAGGCCAGCAAGAAGGAGAAATTGGTGGAGGCGAGACTTGAGGCTGACGTGAGACTctttaagaaagaaaatgaggCTCTCCGTAGACACATGGCAGTACTACAGGCTGAGGTGTACGGTGCTCGGCTGGCTGCCAAATACTTGGACAAGGAACTTGCTGGCAG GGTGCAGCAAATCCAGTTACTGGGCCGTGACATGAAAGGGCCAGCACACGACAAGCTGTGGAACCAACTGGAGGCCGAGATCCACCTTCACCGCCACAAGACAGTCATCCGAGCATGCAAGGGCCGCAATGATCCCAAGAAACCACTTCCCTCGCCTGTTGGTCAT GATCCAGACTTGCTGAAGAAAACTCAGGGAGTGGGTCCTATCAGGAAGGTGTCACTAGTCAAAGAGGACCATGAGGGTCTTGGCATCTCCATCACG GGAGGAAAGGAGCATGGTGTTCCTATTCTCATCTCAGAGATCCATCCAAGCCAGCCTGCAGACAGATGTGGAGGCCTGCATGTTGGAGACGCCATTTTGGCCGTCAACAGCGTCAATCTGCGGGATGCCAAGCACAAGGAGGCTGTCACCATTCTCTCGCAACAG TCAGGACAGATAGAGTTTGAAGTAGTGTACGTGGCTCCAGAGGTGGACAGCGATGATGAGAATGTGGAGTATGAAGATGACAACGGACATCGCTACAGACTCTACCTGGATGAGCTGGAAGAGAACAGCACAGCGCCCCGGAGTGGCAACTCGGCAGCGGCATCATTACAGG GTCTGGAGAACATGTCGCCGAACAAAGTGACAGAAAACGGAGACACCGGAATCTCCAGTGAAACCCCATCAGAGGAAACTCCCTCCGAGCCTCCTGACACTCACGGCTCCTCTTAG
- the gopc gene encoding Golgi-associated PDZ and coiled-coil motif-containing protein isoform X3 gives MSASAGCSPVGHNAALGPGMSIFRWLEVLEKEFDKAFVDVDLLLGEIDPDQVDITYEGRQKMTSLSSCFAQLCHKSQTVFQLNHKLEAQLVDLRSELTEAKAERAVVEREVHDQLLQLHALQLQLYAKQGQAPDSDSIKVRLQQELEASKKEKLVEARLEADVRLFKKENEALRRHMAVLQAEVYGARLAAKYLDKELAGRVQQIQLLGRDMKGPAHDKLWNQLEAEIHLHRHKTVIRACKGRNDPKKPLPSPVGHDPDLLKKTQGVGPIRKVSLVKEDHEGLGISITGGKEHGVPILISEIHPSQPADRCGGLHVGDAILAVNSVNLRDAKHKEAVTILSQQSGQIEFEVVYVAPEVDSDDENVEYEDDNGHRYRLYLDELEENSTAPRSGNSAAASLQAGLENMSPNKVTENGDTGISSETPSEETPSEPPDTHGSS, from the exons ATGTCCGCCTCTGCTGGATGCTCTCCGGTGGGCCACAACGCCGCCCTCGGCCCCGGTATGTCAATATTTCGCTGGCTCGAAGTGCTCGAGAAGGAGTTCGACAAAGCCTTCGTGGACGTGGATCTGCTGCTCGGGGAAATCGACCCTGACCAAGTGGACATCACGTACGAGGGTCGGCAGAAGATGACCAGCCTTAGCTCCTGTTTTGCTCAGCTCTGCCACAAATCTCAGACTGTTTTCCAACTCAACCACAAATTAGAG GCCCAGCTGGTAGATCTTCGCTCTGAGCTAACCGAAGCCAAGGCAGAGCGGGCGGtggtggagagggaagtccacGACCAGTTGCTACAGCTTCACGCTCTCCAGCTGCAGCTTTATGCCAAGCAAGGCCAAGCTCCAGACTCCGACTCCATCAAAGTCAGACTT cAACAGGAGCTAGAGGCCAGCAAGAAGGAGAAATTGGTGGAGGCGAGACTTGAGGCTGACGTGAGACTctttaagaaagaaaatgaggCTCTCCGTAGACACATGGCAGTACTACAGGCTGAGGTGTACGGTGCTCGGCTGGCTGCCAAATACTTGGACAAGGAACTTGCTGGCAG GGTGCAGCAAATCCAGTTACTGGGCCGTGACATGAAAGGGCCAGCACACGACAAGCTGTGGAACCAACTGGAGGCCGAGATCCACCTTCACCGCCACAAGACAGTCATCCGAGCATGCAAGGGCCGCAATGATCCCAAGAAACCACTTCCCTCGCCTGTTGGTCAT GATCCAGACTTGCTGAAGAAAACTCAGGGAGTGGGTCCTATCAGGAAGGTGTCACTAGTCAAAGAGGACCATGAGGGTCTTGGCATCTCCATCACG GGAGGAAAGGAGCATGGTGTTCCTATTCTCATCTCAGAGATCCATCCAAGCCAGCCTGCAGACAGATGTGGAGGCCTGCATGTTGGAGACGCCATTTTGGCCGTCAACAGCGTCAATCTGCGGGATGCCAAGCACAAGGAGGCTGTCACCATTCTCTCGCAACAG TCAGGACAGATAGAGTTTGAAGTAGTGTACGTGGCTCCAGAGGTGGACAGCGATGATGAGAATGTGGAGTATGAAGATGACAACGGACATCGCTACAGACTCTACCTGGATGAGCTGGAAGAGAACAGCACAGCGCCCCGGAGTGGCAACTCGGCAGCGGCATCATTACAGG CAGGTCTGGAGAACATGTCGCCGAACAAAGTGACAGAAAACGGAGACACCGGAATCTCCAGTGAAACCCCATCAGAGGAAACTCCCTCCGAGCCTCCTGACACTCACGGCTCCTCTTAG